Proteins encoded by one window of Vitis vinifera cultivar Pinot Noir 40024 chromosome 10, ASM3070453v1:
- the LOC132254535 gene encoding uncharacterized protein LOC116803646 isoform X1 — protein sequence MDIISQLQEQVNTIAALAFNTFGTLQRDAPPVRLSPNYPEPPPIPTLTEDTPNISDQPKLMSAALVKAAKQFDVLVAALPLSEGGEEAQLKRIAELQVYGLTVSPFSIQQCHTLVWLYFLLILRFICILSRLKMILWAKNYRSN from the exons ATGGACATAATATCTCAACTACAAGAACAAGTGAATACAATTGCTGCTCTTGCTTTCAATACCTTTGGGACGCTACAGAGGGATGCTCCTCCAGTTCGACTCTCCCCTAATTACCCGGAACCTCCTCCAATCCCTACACTTACAGAGGATACCCCTAACATTTCTGACCAACCCAAGCTCATGTCTGCTGCTCTCGTTAAGGCTGCCAAGCAG TTTGATGTGTTGGTTGCAGCACTTCCATTATCCGAGGGAGGTGAAGAAGCTCAACTGAAAAGGATTGCAGAACTCCAGGTATATGGTTTGACTGTTTCTCCCTTCTCCATACAACAATGCCACACTCTAGTGTGGTTGTATTTTCTCCTAATTCTTCGGTTCATATGCATTTTGTCCAGGCTGAAAATGATACTGTGGGCCAAGAACTACAGAAGCAACTAG
- the LOC132254535 gene encoding uncharacterized protein LOC116803646 isoform X2: MDIISQLQEQVNTIAALAFNTFGTLQRDAPPVRLSPNYPEPPPIPTLTEDTPNISDQPKLMSAALVKAAKQFDVLVAALPLSEGGEEAQLKRIAELQAENDTVGQELQKQLEAAEKELKQVQELFSQAADNCLNLKKPD; the protein is encoded by the exons ATGGACATAATATCTCAACTACAAGAACAAGTGAATACAATTGCTGCTCTTGCTTTCAATACCTTTGGGACGCTACAGAGGGATGCTCCTCCAGTTCGACTCTCCCCTAATTACCCGGAACCTCCTCCAATCCCTACACTTACAGAGGATACCCCTAACATTTCTGACCAACCCAAGCTCATGTCTGCTGCTCTCGTTAAGGCTGCCAAGCAG TTTGATGTGTTGGTTGCAGCACTTCCATTATCCGAGGGAGGTGAAGAAGCTCAACTGAAAAGGATTGCAGAACTCCAG GCTGAAAATGATACTGTGGGCCAAGAACTACAGAAGCAACTAGAAGCTGCAG AGAAGGAGTTGAAGCAAGTCCAGGAGTTGTTCAGCCAAGCTGCGGATAATTGCCTGAACTTGAAGAAGCCAGATTGA